The Arthrobacter sp. NicSoilC5 genome has a window encoding:
- a CDS encoding MFS transporter, with product MIGELGRRTSTALLVHSALIQAVTFLVRPAATYRALELDVPGFALGLLAASYAVFPLLLAVPTGGLVDRLGERRLMAIGSSVVLSCSAFLLLWGSSIVALVIGTALLGAGQLACVVGQQAVVANNAASSRMDSAFGYLTFAASLGQALGPLAISLVGGASIRPDTQAIFLLSVVMSLVLFATTFVVPAHVSAGRKKAVSAVTGSAVSLLKSPGVARALATSATVLAVVDLTMVYLPALGADRGLTAATVGAMLTVRAVFSMVSRLLLGRVSRRIGRMRLLVVSLALSTAALAAAAIPMPAWLLFGVMAVLGLGLGIGQPLTMSWLSAQAPAGQRGRALALRLAGNRVGQVVLPSAIGVVAAGLGAGGVFLASAVVVGGTLLLLRGVQLD from the coding sequence ATGATCGGTGAACTCGGGCGGCGCACGTCCACGGCCCTGCTGGTCCATTCCGCACTCATCCAGGCCGTCACCTTCCTGGTCCGCCCTGCAGCCACCTACCGTGCGCTCGAGCTCGATGTCCCCGGCTTCGCCCTGGGCCTGCTCGCCGCCAGCTACGCCGTCTTTCCGCTGCTGCTTGCCGTGCCCACGGGCGGCCTGGTGGACCGCCTGGGTGAGCGCAGGCTCATGGCGATCGGGTCCTCCGTCGTCCTCTCCTGCTCTGCCTTCCTGCTGCTGTGGGGCTCCTCGATCGTGGCCCTGGTCATCGGAACCGCGCTGCTGGGGGCCGGGCAACTGGCGTGCGTCGTGGGGCAGCAGGCGGTGGTGGCCAACAATGCCGCCTCGTCCCGGATGGACTCCGCGTTCGGATACCTGACGTTTGCCGCGTCCCTGGGGCAGGCCCTGGGGCCGCTGGCGATTTCCCTGGTGGGCGGCGCATCCATCCGTCCCGACACCCAGGCGATCTTCCTTCTTTCGGTCGTCATGAGCCTGGTGCTGTTCGCCACCACCTTTGTTGTCCCGGCCCACGTCAGCGCCGGGAGGAAGAAGGCCGTTTCCGCCGTTACGGGCAGTGCGGTATCCCTGCTGAAGTCACCCGGCGTGGCCCGCGCCCTCGCCACCAGCGCCACCGTCCTGGCCGTGGTGGACCTGACCATGGTCTACCTGCCGGCCCTCGGCGCCGACCGTGGACTCACAGCGGCAACCGTGGGCGCCATGCTGACCGTCCGCGCCGTCTTCTCCATGGTGTCACGGCTCCTGCTGGGCCGGGTGTCCCGGAGGATCGGCCGGATGCGGCTGCTGGTGGTGAGCCTGGCCCTGTCCACCGCGGCTTTGGCGGCTGCGGCCATTCCCATGCCGGCGTGGTTGCTCTTTGGTGTTATGGCCGTGCTGGGGCTGGGCCTGGGCATCGGCCAGCCGCTGACCATGTCCTGGCTTTCGGCGCAGGCGCCGGCCGGGCAGCGGGGGCGTGCACTGGCCCTGCGGCTCGCCGGCAACCGGGTGGGACAGGTGGTCCTGCCCAGCGCCATCGGCGTCGTAGCCGCCGGGCTGGGTGCGGGCGGCGTGTTCCTGGCGTCAGCCGTCGTGGTGGGAGGGACGCTCCTGCTGCTTCGCGGGGTGCAGCTGGACTGA
- a CDS encoding tripartite tricarboxylate transporter permease codes for METLNELLGGFATAMTWQNLLFAFLGCLLGTIIGVLPGVGPVAGVALLIPLTLNLDPAGSIIMLCAIFYGTQYGGTITSVLLNTPGEASSAITTIDGYAMTKMGRAGAALTLAAVGSFIGGTIATVGLVAAAKPLGEMGLLVGPPEFFALMVVGISLLVALAGKSMVKALISGALGLLISMVGIDPVAGAPRFTFGIDNLMDGVSFVAVIVGVFGLSEILSFRRNEPTPMVHAPGFRQLFPSRTEWRRSAPAMARGTGVGFGLGLIPGMTGSVSSLLSYATEKRFSRFRHQLGKGAVEGVAGPETANNAHANAALIPLFTLGIPASPTIAVLMGAFLQQGLTPGPSLFTEHSEIAWAIIASLFIGNVLLLLLNVPLVGLWTSILRVPTPILTAVILVFMVIGAYTINFSVFDVYVMIGFGLLGLALRNLDIPLAPMVLTLVLGPLMERSLRESLEISQGDFTVFTSRPISAVLIGLGLLIICSPLLKLRKPRALMEDPEA; via the coding sequence ATGGAAACCCTCAACGAACTGCTCGGCGGCTTTGCCACCGCCATGACCTGGCAAAACCTGCTGTTTGCCTTCCTCGGCTGCCTGCTCGGCACCATCATCGGCGTCCTGCCCGGCGTCGGACCCGTCGCAGGCGTGGCCCTGCTGATCCCGCTGACGCTCAACCTCGACCCGGCCGGGTCCATCATCATGCTGTGTGCCATCTTCTACGGCACCCAGTACGGCGGAACCATCACCAGCGTCCTGCTGAACACTCCCGGCGAAGCCTCCTCGGCCATCACCACCATCGACGGCTATGCCATGACAAAAATGGGAAGGGCGGGTGCGGCACTGACGCTGGCCGCCGTCGGGTCCTTCATCGGCGGTACGATCGCCACCGTTGGCCTGGTCGCCGCCGCGAAACCGCTCGGCGAGATGGGCCTGCTGGTGGGGCCGCCCGAGTTCTTCGCGCTCATGGTGGTGGGCATCTCGCTGCTGGTCGCCCTGGCCGGAAAGTCCATGGTCAAGGCCCTGATCTCCGGCGCCCTGGGCCTGCTGATCTCCATGGTGGGCATCGATCCCGTGGCCGGAGCACCGCGCTTCACCTTCGGCATCGACAACCTGATGGACGGGGTCAGCTTCGTTGCCGTCATCGTCGGCGTCTTCGGACTCTCCGAAATCCTCTCCTTCCGCCGGAACGAGCCCACCCCCATGGTGCACGCCCCCGGTTTTCGGCAGCTGTTCCCGTCCAGGACGGAATGGCGCCGCAGTGCACCCGCCATGGCGCGCGGCACCGGCGTCGGCTTCGGCCTGGGCCTCATTCCCGGCATGACCGGCTCCGTGTCCTCCCTCCTTTCCTACGCCACGGAAAAGAGGTTCTCGCGGTTCCGCCACCAACTCGGCAAGGGCGCCGTCGAAGGCGTGGCCGGTCCGGAGACCGCCAACAATGCCCACGCCAACGCTGCCCTCATCCCGCTGTTCACCCTGGGAATCCCCGCCTCGCCCACCATCGCCGTGCTGATGGGCGCGTTCCTGCAGCAGGGCCTCACCCCGGGACCCAGCCTGTTCACGGAACACTCGGAGATCGCCTGGGCCATCATCGCCAGCCTCTTCATCGGAAACGTCCTCCTGCTGCTGCTGAACGTCCCGCTCGTGGGGCTGTGGACCTCCATCCTCCGCGTGCCCACCCCGATCCTGACCGCAGTGATCCTCGTGTTCATGGTCATCGGGGCGTACACCATCAACTTCAGCGTCTTCGATGTCTACGTCATGATCGGCTTCGGCCTCCTGGGCCTGGCACTGCGGAACCTCGACATTCCGCTGGCCCCGATGGTGCTCACCCTGGTCCTCGGGCCGCTGATGGAACGCTCGCTGCGCGAATCG
- a CDS encoding tripartite tricarboxylate transporter TctB family protein has translation MTTESVTTKAGSTVRIAPGVLAGIGAFAAVGIYVLVSSATLGLWTSLGPGAGMFPFAMGALLVAMSAVWLLQELRRPSVRGEGVDKGVVISVVASLVILASVMDLLGFQLSMFAFLLYHLKIRGRRAWVPSLIIALAGSVGAFYAFNYGLNVALPVSAFTPLNLIGL, from the coding sequence ATGACAACGGAGTCAGTCACGACAAAAGCAGGGAGCACCGTCCGGATCGCGCCCGGTGTGCTGGCGGGGATCGGCGCCTTCGCCGCCGTCGGCATCTATGTCCTGGTCAGCTCGGCCACCCTGGGGTTGTGGACGTCGCTGGGCCCTGGCGCCGGAATGTTCCCCTTCGCTATGGGGGCTCTCCTGGTGGCAATGTCGGCCGTCTGGCTCCTGCAGGAACTCCGCCGGCCGAGCGTCAGGGGTGAGGGCGTGGACAAGGGAGTGGTCATCTCCGTCGTGGCCAGCCTGGTCATCCTGGCGTCCGTGATGGACCTGCTGGGCTTCCAGCTGAGCATGTTCGCGTTCCTGCTCTACCACCTGAAAATCCGGGGACGCCGGGCATGGGTGCCCTCACTGATCATCGCCCTGGCGGGAAGCGTCGGCGCTTTCTACGCCTTCAACTACGGCCTGAACGTGGCCCTTCCCGTCTCGGCATTTACTCCGCTGAACCTGATCGGACTCTAG
- a CDS encoding GntR family transcriptional regulator, which yields MPETPARNTGAHFVYQELKRRILSLELKPGERIYEPAMASALQVSRTPLREAIRRLISESLLEQQPTGGVLVPSLDEAAISELYEVRAAMESLMARNACLKATPADIEALHGILERNAAMVTFADDAMQQGMALHSKIAAIAGNSWARRFHGQISSHMERYRHFTNSTQERRDQALAQHRTLVDAVAGGDPDKAAAIAFEHVMGARDAAVRAISGATTSA from the coding sequence ATGCCCGAAACACCGGCCCGGAACACCGGCGCACACTTTGTCTACCAGGAACTCAAGCGCCGGATCCTGAGCCTTGAGCTGAAACCGGGGGAGCGCATCTACGAACCGGCGATGGCATCGGCGCTGCAGGTGAGCCGCACGCCGCTGCGTGAGGCCATCCGGCGCCTCATCTCGGAAAGCCTGCTGGAACAGCAGCCCACGGGCGGGGTGCTGGTCCCGTCACTGGACGAAGCCGCCATCTCAGAACTGTACGAGGTCCGCGCGGCAATGGAGTCACTGATGGCACGCAACGCCTGCCTGAAAGCGACTCCTGCTGACATCGAAGCCCTGCACGGCATCCTTGAACGCAACGCCGCCATGGTGACGTTCGCCGATGACGCCATGCAGCAGGGCATGGCGCTGCACTCAAAAATCGCCGCGATCGCCGGAAACTCCTGGGCCCGTCGCTTCCACGGCCAGATCTCGAGCCATATGGAGCGGTACCGGCACTTCACCAACAGTACCCAGGAGCGCCGGGACCAGGCCCTGGCCCAGCACCGGACCCTGGTGGATGCAGTGGCCGGCGGCGATCCGGACAAGGCTGCCGCCATCGCTTTCGAGCACGTGATGGGCGCCCGGGACGCCGCGGTGCGGGCCATCTCCGGCGCCACAACCAGCGCATGA
- a CDS encoding MFS transporter gives MSTTPTRVAPSSPAAGAGLRDPKKAAMSGWIGSALEYYDFALYSLAATLIFPTIFFPAENPTVGIIASLATYAVGYVSRPVGAVVLGAYGDRHGRKKVLVFAMLLMGFATFAVGLLPTYGQVGLLAPALLVILRLIQGFAVAGELGGASAMIVEHSPDARRGFFASFSLQGTQVGSILATAVLLPLAALLPADQFGSWGWRIPFLLSAVVIFAGYLIRRRVTEPPAYAAQPGTAGAAQRFPLAELLRTRPGALLRCILMTFTNVIGMATLIFGVSFATQKGYGNGFSSSEFLWVTLVANIAAVATIPVFGALSDRIGRRMLMAAGGVTGGVLVTGYLWAIEQGSLPLVFVCVVIVQGIFFQMWNATFATFFQEQFPMRIRVTGFAVSQNIGLMIASFFPSIFTAIAPPGSANIPLTIGLTTLGICLVSAVATLMSSDTRGTSLEDLEAQKTGRAAGRA, from the coding sequence ATGAGCACCACCCCAACCCGCGTAGCCCCTTCCAGTCCAGCTGCCGGCGCGGGTCTGCGGGATCCGAAGAAGGCCGCAATGAGCGGCTGGATCGGAAGTGCCCTTGAGTACTACGACTTCGCGCTGTACTCGCTGGCTGCCACGCTGATCTTCCCGACCATCTTCTTTCCCGCGGAAAACCCGACCGTTGGGATCATTGCCTCCCTTGCAACCTATGCGGTGGGATACGTCTCCCGCCCGGTAGGCGCCGTCGTCCTCGGTGCTTACGGGGACCGGCACGGACGCAAGAAGGTGCTCGTCTTCGCCATGCTGCTCATGGGCTTTGCCACCTTTGCCGTCGGGCTCCTGCCCACGTACGGGCAGGTGGGCCTCCTCGCCCCCGCCCTCCTGGTGATCCTCCGCCTGATCCAGGGCTTCGCGGTGGCCGGCGAACTGGGCGGCGCCAGCGCGATGATCGTCGAACACTCGCCGGATGCCCGGCGCGGCTTCTTCGCCAGCTTCAGCCTCCAGGGCACCCAGGTGGGGTCGATCCTGGCCACCGCCGTCCTGCTGCCGCTCGCCGCCCTCCTTCCGGCTGACCAGTTCGGCTCCTGGGGCTGGCGCATCCCGTTCCTGCTCAGCGCCGTCGTCATCTTTGCCGGCTACCTCATCCGCCGCCGCGTGACCGAGCCTCCCGCCTACGCCGCGCAGCCCGGGACCGCCGGGGCCGCGCAGCGCTTTCCACTCGCCGAGCTCCTGCGCACCCGGCCGGGCGCACTGCTCCGCTGCATCCTCATGACCTTCACCAATGTCATCGGCATGGCCACCCTGATCTTCGGCGTCTCCTTTGCCACCCAGAAGGGCTACGGCAACGGGTTCTCCAGCAGCGAGTTCCTGTGGGTGACGCTGGTGGCCAATATCGCGGCCGTGGCCACCATTCCGGTGTTCGGCGCGCTCTCGGACAGGATCGGCCGGCGGATGCTGATGGCGGCCGGCGGCGTCACCGGCGGCGTCCTGGTGACCGGATACCTCTGGGCGATCGAGCAGGGGAGCCTGCCACTGGTCTTCGTCTGCGTGGTGATCGTGCAGGGCATCTTCTTCCAGATGTGGAACGCCACATTCGCCACGTTCTTCCAGGAGCAGTTCCCCATGCGGATCCGGGTGACCGGCTTCGCTGTCTCGCAGAACATCGGGCTCATGATCGCGTCGTTCTTCCCGAGCATTTTCACCGCGATCGCCCCTCCCGGCTCGGCGAACATCCCGCTGACCATCGGCCTGACTACGCTCGGCATCTGCCTGGTCTCCGCGGTGGCCACCCTGATGTCCTCCGACACCAGGGGTACGTCCCTGGAGGACCTGGAGGCGCAAAAGACCGGACGCGCCGCGGGCCGCGCTTAG
- a CDS encoding IclR family transcriptional regulator: MATTTSTTAGTAEEGPKSSNMRSLSRAMEVFAELQRAERPQRLSDLARNCGMSLPTTLRILRVLQDFGMVSQTDKSYRIGPAVLPAARSFLENDPLVVAARPVLQQVASQTGLTASLYSRLGFERILVARVDGEAPLRYDLPLGKRLPLTLGAAGKILLASASDDELQQAVATAVAAGQEDAELTAMELRARLPEPGTDYAFSADERATGVLSVAMAVPNRTGRPTESISLTSPVEAASEATLKAGVPELRRAAGRLSELLEGSVY; this comes from the coding sequence ATGGCAACGACGACTTCCACCACGGCCGGCACGGCAGAAGAGGGCCCCAAGTCCTCGAACATGCGCTCCCTCTCGAGGGCCATGGAGGTCTTCGCCGAACTGCAGCGGGCCGAACGGCCGCAGCGGCTCAGTGACCTGGCGCGGAACTGCGGCATGAGCCTGCCCACCACGCTGAGGATCCTCCGGGTGCTGCAGGATTTCGGGATGGTGAGCCAGACGGACAAGTCCTACCGGATCGGCCCGGCCGTCCTGCCCGCCGCACGGAGCTTCCTGGAGAACGATCCCCTGGTGGTCGCCGCGCGCCCCGTCCTGCAGCAAGTGGCATCTCAGACCGGGCTGACGGCGTCGCTGTATTCGCGGCTTGGGTTCGAGCGGATCCTGGTGGCGCGCGTGGACGGCGAGGCACCGCTGCGCTACGACCTGCCGCTGGGCAAACGACTGCCCCTGACGCTCGGCGCCGCAGGAAAGATCCTGCTCGCATCGGCGTCCGATGACGAACTTCAGCAGGCGGTGGCGACGGCCGTTGCGGCCGGCCAGGAAGACGCGGAGCTGACAGCGATGGAACTGCGTGCGCGGCTCCCGGAACCCGGAACCGACTATGCGTTCTCCGCCGATGAGCGTGCCACCGGCGTCCTGTCGGTGGCCATGGCCGTGCCCAACCGGACGGGCCGGCCCACCGAATCGATCTCGCTCACCAGCCCGGTGGAAGCAGCCAGCGAGGCTACCCTGAAAGCCGGGGTTCCGGAACTGCGCCGTGCGGCCGGCCGGCTCTCCGAGCTGCTGGAGGGCTCCGTCTACTGA